A section of the Marinoscillum sp. 108 genome encodes:
- a CDS encoding cadherin domain-containing protein translates to MRKLFALVLFFLLTHWSWAQTTYTVTNTNDDGAGSLREAMTLAEGSSGADVIDMTGISGTITLGSALPDITQDLTINGPGSSDLAIDGADTYRIFFIVNETAPTVVINDLTLQNGLAKGQDKNYAGAGAGMGGAIYADNATLSLENVIFDGNTAQGGNGGVAGGTHSGGAGPFDTGGAPGSSGPNGNPGGTGGFGSGGGVGGAATVYGGGANGRGGTGGYGAGAGAPGVANFQAPGTSPGGTGGMFGGSTNSFNGSSSSSARSGGGGGGLGGALFVRAGSAEFTNVTFSNNQASKGLGGAYSGDGQGKGGALFLMDGVTAEGVGVSFSNNTASNAGETDFDNNNNYGTLSIITNIVIESNPEDDEISEGEDVVFSVAVTGSGATYQWQVNDGSTWSDLEEDDQISGSDTEELSLTCLDIDWDQYQFRCVVEGTLNTETSEVATLTVNPAAALEVTITGQDFILCGAQEITFTAVAENVETTPAYQWVVNSEEIAEETDETFTYEVSPGDEISVILSEPGACYTRAAATSEIITIEESDTIAVTTDASSGQGSFAWAVALANTAACDQTITVDLTGLPDNSTINISGILITASRLKIVGPGRDLLRFEDTTPSGYSLSSQGMEYLEMSGFELYHDQENTDDGLRLESSMIVLSEIAVSGYGQNGISTVSMDNDFDQLFLSDNRTAILFYSSQLGGQTSSEVPARVSLTNSEFDNNEKSVFINDYQSFTTSTIENVVIKNNQDEYSGGLQINLYNTSGSFTTTHYITNVSFINAYGNGANLNASDGNDQIIAHFTNCTFSENGIRSYDDNLDDTTIDIAALANKNSEVILTNCTFAQNAIAIGYDEVSGGSALATIKNSIFVGNTISNVYTSAGAATITESNNIGYPTFSGVAADVINTTLTDPNGTGLLVHELVVCTSSALDAGDDSVAPETDQLGNTRSGISDLGAVESQGFINTQPQDLKDFLGNEASFSVVASADAPTYQWQVSSGGEYTDLADDATYSGTQTSELTIAELTDDLDGNSYRVVINGLCENISSGALLDVIHYPTSDDGSVTALEDATYSFQESDIVFADSDEDLFAGIQIISDVSLGYLLYDGDAVSTDVTYSDLTLLTFTPEANANGEDYATFTFKVADDSGEDVLSTLTYTMTIDVSPVGDAPTDMSLSKSDIDEDAAVGSAIGTLTTTDVDADDTFSYEVLTSIEIGGQTIFPIVASGDQLVTTVPLDFEQVPQYLIEVEVTDGYDLTFTKSFLLSTNDVNEAPTNLVLSVSTVDENTTVGGKVGDFSSDDQDTGAAEATFSLKDGATDNAAFTITDNALYVAEVFDFETRSSYEVTVLANDGNGGETEGVFTITVNDLNEAPTAITLSVAAIDENEASGTLIGVLSAADTDAGDSHTFSLASGVDDNDSFTVSGSDLSAAESFDFETKDTYTITVTATDAGGLTYDESLTISITDVFEKLDQVITFDVLPAKAFGDADFTLTGSSSSGLALTYASSDPSIAEISGTTVSILKVGSVTITASQAGDDTYNPATDVTQTLTIGKASQSITFGALEDKTFGDAAFDLTATASSGLSVSYVSSDESIATISGSTVTIHAAGTVEITASHGGDDNYAAAGSVTQTLTIGKASQSITFSTLEDKTFGDAAFDLTATASSGLSVSYVSSDESIATIAGATVTIHAAGTVEITASQAGDDNYTAAGSVTQTLTIGKASQSITFGALEDKTFGDAPFDLAATTSSGLSLDYVSSDESIATISGSTVTIHAAGTVEITASQVGDENYTAAGSVTQTLTIGKASQTITFGALEDKTFGDADFDLTASASSGLSVSYVSSDPAVASVSGSTITIHAAGSATISAAQSGDGNFLAAADVQQVLSVNKASQSIIFEDMDDIPVDSAPVALTATASSGLEITYTVTGPVTLSGNEITATGAGLVTVTANQDGNENYLAATPVVVSFEVLAGQSVVLSVLQEELTIYPNPFTDRFTLDVSSPYQGEVHLSLSDLSGRVVFSARYEKSAGRLVMEENVVLAPGIYTMILTVGNERELRRVIKE, encoded by the coding sequence ATGAGAAAACTTTTCGCCTTAGTATTGTTCTTTTTACTGACCCATTGGTCATGGGCCCAGACAACTTACACAGTGACCAATACCAACGATGATGGTGCTGGTTCACTTCGCGAGGCAATGACCCTTGCCGAAGGCTCATCCGGAGCAGATGTGATCGACATGACCGGAATTTCTGGGACCATCACTTTGGGGAGTGCGCTTCCTGACATCACGCAAGACCTGACGATTAATGGACCAGGATCATCTGATCTGGCCATAGATGGTGCAGATACTTATCGCATTTTTTTTATTGTGAATGAAACTGCTCCAACGGTTGTGATCAACGATCTCACCCTTCAAAATGGATTAGCCAAAGGCCAAGACAAAAATTATGCTGGAGCCGGGGCTGGCATGGGGGGAGCCATCTATGCAGATAATGCAACCCTGAGTTTAGAAAATGTCATCTTTGATGGCAACACGGCCCAAGGTGGAAATGGTGGTGTGGCAGGAGGAACCCATAGTGGTGGTGCAGGACCGTTTGATACTGGCGGGGCTCCAGGTTCTTCAGGACCCAATGGAAACCCTGGAGGCACTGGAGGATTTGGTTCTGGTGGTGGTGTTGGTGGTGCGGCCACTGTCTATGGTGGTGGAGCCAATGGCAGAGGCGGAACAGGTGGATATGGTGCCGGAGCAGGTGCACCTGGGGTGGCGAACTTTCAAGCACCAGGTACATCACCAGGAGGCACAGGCGGGATGTTCGGTGGAAGCACAAATTCATTCAACGGAAGCTCAAGCTCTAGTGCAAGATCCGGTGGTGGAGGCGGAGGGCTCGGGGGAGCACTGTTCGTCAGAGCTGGATCTGCAGAATTTACAAATGTGACGTTCTCCAATAACCAGGCTTCAAAAGGTCTGGGTGGAGCCTATTCCGGTGATGGCCAGGGCAAGGGCGGAGCGCTCTTCCTAATGGATGGCGTGACGGCAGAGGGAGTAGGAGTTTCTTTTAGCAACAACACTGCTTCAAATGCTGGAGAGACTGATTTCGATAACAATAACAACTATGGTACACTGAGTATTATCACCAATATTGTGATTGAATCCAATCCGGAAGATGATGAAATATCGGAAGGTGAAGATGTCGTCTTTTCGGTGGCCGTGACTGGAAGCGGCGCCACCTATCAGTGGCAGGTCAATGACGGCAGTACCTGGAGCGATCTGGAAGAGGATGATCAAATAAGCGGGTCAGATACCGAGGAGTTAAGCCTTACTTGTCTTGATATTGACTGGGACCAGTACCAATTTCGATGCGTAGTGGAGGGAACACTGAATACCGAGACTTCCGAGGTAGCTACCCTTACAGTGAATCCTGCAGCTGCACTTGAGGTCACCATTACCGGACAGGATTTCATCTTATGCGGAGCACAGGAGATTACGTTTACTGCAGTTGCGGAAAATGTCGAAACTACGCCAGCATATCAATGGGTGGTCAATAGTGAGGAAATAGCTGAAGAAACCGATGAGACTTTCACTTATGAAGTTTCTCCCGGAGACGAAATAAGTGTCATTTTAAGCGAGCCAGGCGCTTGTTATACAAGAGCTGCTGCGACCTCTGAGATCATAACAATAGAAGAAAGTGACACCATAGCGGTCACTACCGATGCTTCTTCAGGGCAAGGCAGTTTCGCATGGGCAGTTGCATTGGCTAACACCGCAGCCTGTGATCAAACGATTACAGTGGATTTGACTGGCTTGCCGGACAATTCCACCATCAACATCAGTGGGATATTGATAACTGCCAGCCGATTGAAGATCGTGGGGCCAGGACGGGATCTACTTAGATTTGAAGACACGACTCCTTCAGGTTATTCCTTAAGTTCTCAAGGCATGGAATATCTTGAAATGTCAGGATTTGAACTCTACCATGATCAGGAAAATACTGATGATGGGTTGAGGCTTGAGTCAAGTATGATCGTTCTTTCAGAAATAGCAGTATCAGGTTATGGACAGAACGGAATAAGCACCGTATCCATGGACAATGATTTCGATCAGTTATTCTTATCTGATAACCGCACCGCCATTTTATTCTATAGCTCTCAGCTAGGTGGTCAGACTTCCTCGGAAGTACCCGCAAGAGTTTCACTGACAAACTCTGAGTTTGATAATAATGAAAAATCCGTATTTATTAATGACTATCAGTCCTTCACCACTTCAACCATTGAGAATGTAGTGATCAAAAATAACCAGGATGAATACAGCGGAGGATTACAAATTAATCTCTACAATACATCTGGAAGCTTCACTACCACGCATTACATCACCAATGTGTCCTTTATCAATGCATATGGAAATGGGGCCAACCTAAACGCATCGGACGGAAATGATCAAATCATCGCTCATTTTACTAATTGTACTTTCTCAGAAAATGGTATTCGATCGTATGATGACAACCTAGACGATACAACCATCGATATCGCGGCACTGGCCAATAAGAATTCTGAAGTAATTCTTACCAATTGTACTTTCGCGCAAAATGCCATTGCCATTGGCTATGATGAAGTTTCCGGAGGAAGTGCCCTGGCAACTATCAAGAACTCCATTTTTGTGGGGAACACGATTAGCAACGTTTATACATCTGCTGGTGCGGCCACAATCACAGAATCCAACAATATTGGCTATCCTACCTTTTCAGGAGTAGCCGCTGATGTGATCAATACGACCCTGACCGATCCAAACGGGACCGGACTTTTGGTGCATGAATTGGTTGTTTGCACGTCTTCAGCCCTCGATGCGGGAGATGATTCAGTGGCCCCTGAGACGGATCAGCTGGGAAATACCAGATCGGGCATTTCAGATCTTGGAGCGGTCGAATCACAGGGATTTATTAACACACAACCACAAGACCTGAAAGACTTCCTGGGAAATGAAGCCTCATTTTCTGTGGTGGCTAGTGCGGATGCTCCTACCTATCAGTGGCAGGTCAGCAGTGGTGGTGAATACACGGATCTGGCTGATGATGCCACTTACTCAGGTACTCAGACCAGCGAGCTTACCATTGCAGAGCTAACAGATGATCTTGATGGAAATAGCTATCGCGTGGTGATTAATGGGCTGTGCGAAAATATTTCGAGCGGTGCGCTGTTGGACGTCATCCACTACCCAACGTCCGATGATGGCTCGGTGACGGCTCTGGAGGACGCCACTTACTCCTTTCAGGAGTCAGATATTGTATTTGCTGATAGTGATGAAGACCTCTTTGCTGGGATACAAATCATCTCGGATGTCTCTTTGGGATATCTGTTATATGACGGTGATGCTGTGAGTACGGATGTTACCTATTCTGACCTTACGCTCCTGACTTTTACACCAGAGGCCAATGCCAATGGGGAGGATTATGCTACTTTCACTTTCAAAGTCGCTGATGATTCCGGAGAGGATGTGCTCAGCACACTCACCTATACCATGACCATCGATGTGTCGCCGGTAGGTGATGCTCCCACGGATATGTCACTTTCCAAAAGTGACATAGATGAAGACGCAGCAGTGGGTTCGGCCATCGGTACGCTGACTACCACCGATGTGGATGCAGATGATACCTTTAGCTACGAAGTGCTGACTTCCATTGAGATCGGAGGACAAACCATTTTTCCGATTGTGGCTAGTGGTGATCAGTTGGTCACTACCGTGCCATTGGATTTTGAGCAGGTTCCTCAGTATTTGATCGAGGTGGAAGTTACCGACGGTTACGATTTGACTTTTACGAAATCATTTTTGCTTTCGACCAATGATGTGAACGAAGCACCCACTAATCTGGTACTGAGTGTTAGTACAGTCGATGAAAACACGACCGTGGGGGGCAAGGTAGGAGACTTTAGCTCGGATGACCAGGATACTGGTGCAGCTGAGGCCACTTTTAGTTTGAAAGATGGCGCTACGGATAATGCTGCTTTCACCATTACAGACAATGCCCTTTATGTGGCTGAGGTATTTGATTTTGAGACCAGGTCTAGTTATGAAGTGACCGTACTGGCCAATGATGGCAACGGAGGAGAAACAGAAGGAGTATTTACCATCACAGTAAACGACCTCAATGAGGCACCAACTGCCATCACACTTTCTGTGGCAGCCATCGATGAAAATGAAGCTTCGGGTACGTTGATCGGGGTACTCAGTGCAGCTGATACAGATGCAGGGGATTCCCATACTTTTTCATTGGCCTCAGGGGTGGACGACAATGATTCATTTACCGTGTCAGGAAGTGACCTCTCTGCTGCCGAGTCATTTGATTTTGAAACAAAGGATACTTACACCATTACTGTCACAGCCACAGATGCGGGCGGGCTGACTTATGATGAATCCCTGACGATCTCTATCACAGATGTGTTTGAGAAATTGGATCAGGTCATCACCTTTGACGTTTTACCAGCCAAGGCCTTCGGGGATGCTGATTTTACACTCACAGGTTCATCCAGCAGTGGTTTGGCTCTGACTTATGCATCATCGGATCCGTCAATCGCTGAAATAAGTGGTACCACGGTGAGTATTCTCAAGGTGGGATCAGTGACCATTACCGCCTCTCAGGCCGGGGATGATACGTATAATCCTGCCACTGATGTTACTCAGACCTTGACCATCGGCAAAGCCAGTCAGAGCATCACTTTTGGAGCTTTGGAGGATAAGACTTTTGGAGATGCTGCCTTCGACCTTACGGCCACTGCCAGTAGCGGATTGTCGGTAAGCTACGTATCGTCAGATGAGTCCATTGCTACCATCTCTGGATCTACAGTGACCATTCATGCTGCGGGCACTGTGGAGATCACAGCCAGTCATGGAGGAGACGACAATTATGCAGCGGCCGGTTCGGTTACTCAGACTTTGACTATCGGCAAAGCCAGTCAGAGCATCACCTTTAGCACTTTGGAGGATAAGACTTTTGGAGATGCTGCCTTCGACCTTACGGCCACTGCCAGTAGCGGATTGTCGGTAAGCTACGTATCCTCAGATGAGTCCATTGCCACCATTGCAGGGGCTACAGTGACCATTCATGCTGCTGGCACTGTGGAGATCACAGCTAGCCAGGCAGGAGATGACAATTACACAGCAGCGGGTTCGGTCACCCAGACCTTGACCATCGGCAAAGCCAGTCAGAGCATTACTTTTGGAGCTTTGGAGGATAAGACTTTTGGAGATGCTCCTTTTGATCTTGCGGCCACTACCAGTAGCGGATTGTCGTTAGACTATGTATCGTCAGATGAGTCCATTGCCACCATCTCTGGGTCTACAGTGACCATTCATGCTGCGGGCACTGTGGAGATCACAGCCAGCCAGGTAGGGGATGAAAATTACACAGCGGCCGGTTCGGTCACTCAGACCTTAACCATCGGCAAAGCTAGTCAGACCATCACTTTTGGAGCTTTGGAGGATAAGACCTTTGGAGACGCTGACTTTGACCTCACGGCCTCTGCCAGCAGCGGATTGTCGGTAAGCTATGTATCGTCAGATCCGGCTGTTGCCAGTGTGAGTGGAAGTACCATCACCATTCATGCTGCTGGTTCAGCGACCATCTCAGCTGCACAGTCTGGAGACGGCAACTTTTTAGCAGCTGCAGATGTGCAGCAGGTCCTCTCGGTTAACAAGGCCAGCCAGTCTATTATTTTTGAAGATATGGATGATATTCCAGTAGATAGCGCACCCGTGGCACTCACGGCCACTGCTTCATCCGGTCTGGAGATTACCTACACGGTCACCGGGCCTGTCACCCTTTCGGGTAATGAGATTACAGCGACAGGTGCCGGTTTAGTCACTGTGACGGCCAATCAGGATGGGAATGAAAACTATCTGGCGGCGACTCCAGTGGTGGTTTCCTTCGAGGTATTAGCAGGTCAGTCTGTGGTGCTCAGTGTACTTCAGGAGGAGTTGACGATTTATCCTAACCCATTTACTGATCGGTTTACCCTGGATGTATCCAGTCCTTATCAAGGGGAAGTACACCTGAGTTTGTCTGATCTGAGTGGAAGAGTGGTGTTTTCCGCCAGGTATGAGAAATCTGCCGGGCGATTGGTTATGGAAGAAAATGTGGTGCTGGCTCCGGGTATTTACACGATGATCCTCACGGTGGGCAATGAGCGGGAGCTCAGAAGGGTGATCAAAGAATAG
- a CDS encoding SiaC family regulatory phosphoprotein, with product MNLITNPKHEKDEKLFSIKFVEPHNLLIIKGWSITPELNTYYQATREGIIRHLTINKGLTIYFSYELLHSVTTRFLYNIVQILNQFHVLGKRVKIYWVIDQYNEQLIELGTELKALSHFSFDLSLPSTTLSSLLD from the coding sequence ATGAACCTTATCACCAATCCCAAGCACGAAAAGGATGAGAAATTATTCAGCATCAAATTTGTAGAACCCCACAACCTGCTCATTATTAAGGGGTGGTCCATTACACCCGAACTCAACACCTACTATCAGGCTACCCGGGAGGGCATCATACGACACCTGACTATCAATAAAGGGCTGACCATTTATTTCTCCTACGAACTATTGCATTCTGTGACCACAAGGTTTCTTTATAACATCGTCCAAATTCTCAACCAATTTCACGTTCTTGGAAAGCGTGTAAAAATCTATTGGGTTATTGATCAATATAATGAGCAACTGATCGAACTGGGGACGGAGCTCAAAGCACTTAGTCATTTCAGCTTTGACCTGTCTCTTCCAAGCACCACCCTCTCTTCTCTGCTGGACTAA
- a CDS encoding response regulator transcription factor translates to MKTTILLVDDHDMIRDAIKFYFKDDPDYEICEEAQNGLEALEILKTKKIDILLTDINMPEMNGIELMESVRQNHKELKVLVLSMINEASYINKMIALGASGYVLKNTSKSEMRDALNKIMKGEDYYADAVYKTIVNSIARKAPKQRLTIDVPLSEREREILLLIVNEYTNQEIADKLFISTRTVESHKRNLLEKTGCKNVAGLVMYAVERNIV, encoded by the coding sequence ATGAAAACTACCATACTTCTAGTAGATGACCATGATATGATCCGTGACGCCATAAAGTTCTACTTTAAGGATGATCCTGACTATGAAATATGTGAAGAAGCACAAAATGGACTTGAGGCTCTGGAGATACTCAAAACAAAGAAAATAGACATCCTGCTCACTGACATCAATATGCCCGAAATGAACGGCATAGAGCTGATGGAAAGTGTACGGCAAAATCATAAAGAGCTGAAAGTGCTGGTGCTCTCCATGATCAACGAAGCCAGCTATATCAACAAAATGATTGCGTTGGGAGCCTCCGGATATGTCCTAAAAAACACCTCTAAGTCAGAAATGCGCGATGCCCTGAATAAGATCATGAAAGGTGAGGACTACTATGCAGATGCGGTGTACAAAACCATTGTTAATAGCATAGCCCGTAAAGCCCCCAAACAAAGGCTCACCATCGATGTGCCTCTTTCGGAAAGAGAGCGTGAGATCCTCCTGCTGATCGTCAATGAATATACCAATCAGGAAATTGCCGACAAGCTTTTCATCAGCACCCGTACCGTAGAGTCACACAAGCGAAACCTATTGGAAAAGACAGGTTGCAAGAATGTGGCTGGTTTGGTGATGTACGCCGTAGAGCGAAACATCGTTTAG
- a CDS encoding LytTR family DNA-binding domain-containing protein: MSEKINIYIVEDEAITVATIKSYLHQVGYEVCGVADEATAAWKDIQSMEVDLAILDINLIGEKDGIWLAQKIHELGTIPFVFLTAYGDRKTVESALTFKPDGYLIKPFEEMELYTAIKIALEAFANRSTSPPPAETDNMMVNESLFIKDEHILVKLTVDEIQFVKSDGNYLELHLSGKRHLIRSKLVDFAQRLPANFIQVHQRYLVNLSKVEVIGNGYLTVVGKEIPISKTFKDNLFRSIKTI; this comes from the coding sequence ATGAGTGAGAAAATCAACATATACATAGTGGAGGATGAGGCCATCACCGTGGCCACCATCAAGAGTTATTTGCATCAGGTTGGATATGAGGTATGTGGAGTCGCCGATGAGGCTACTGCCGCCTGGAAGGATATTCAGTCCATGGAAGTGGACCTGGCCATTTTAGATATCAACCTGATTGGCGAGAAGGACGGCATTTGGTTGGCTCAGAAAATCCACGAACTGGGGACCATTCCCTTTGTTTTCCTTACGGCCTATGGCGACCGAAAAACCGTAGAGAGTGCGCTCACTTTTAAACCTGACGGCTATCTAATCAAACCCTTTGAGGAGATGGAACTGTACACAGCCATTAAAATTGCCCTGGAGGCATTTGCCAATAGATCTACCTCACCGCCGCCTGCCGAGACGGACAATATGATGGTCAATGAAAGTCTTTTTATCAAGGACGAGCATATTTTGGTCAAATTGACCGTTGATGAGATTCAGTTTGTGAAGTCAGACGGTAATTACCTGGAGTTACACCTGTCAGGGAAAAGGCACCTGATCCGAAGCAAGCTTGTGGATTTTGCTCAGAGGCTGCCCGCAAATTTCATTCAGGTGCATCAGCGCTACCTGGTCAATTTATCCAAAGTAGAAGTGATCGGCAATGGCTATCTGACAGTTGTAGGGAAAGAAATCCCGATTTCAAAAACATTCAAAGACAACCTCTTTCGTAGCATTAAGACCATTTAA
- a CDS encoding SiaC family regulatory phosphoprotein, translating into MNTLAQILPATQTPAIEDKKLLKISFIEKKNFLSIKGWSVTPELKVVYAVLLEEIQDHLASYESITINFGYKIFNPFTAQFLFKAIKTLNQAKAQGKQVNVNWIAEKYNTEIYEMGMDLKELCEFDFNVNLKHHTISPSLN; encoded by the coding sequence ATGAACACTCTAGCACAAATCCTCCCAGCCACCCAAACCCCAGCCATTGAAGATAAGAAGCTATTGAAGATCAGCTTTATTGAAAAGAAAAATTTTCTAAGCATCAAAGGATGGTCAGTTACACCTGAACTCAAAGTAGTCTATGCTGTACTCCTCGAAGAAATCCAGGATCACCTGGCCTCCTATGAAAGCATCACCATCAACTTTGGCTATAAAATATTTAACCCCTTCACAGCGCAGTTTCTATTCAAAGCCATCAAAACATTGAATCAAGCCAAAGCTCAGGGCAAGCAAGTCAACGTCAATTGGATTGCGGAAAAATACAACACAGAGATCTACGAAATGGGAATGGACCTTAAAGAACTTTGTGAGTTCGATTTCAATGTGAACCTGAAACATCACACCATTTCTCCTTCCCTCAACTAA
- a CDS encoding SiaC family regulatory phosphoprotein yields MNAYSLHYPLLQELENRNLKVDGPLSINFLEKQSLLIIKGWSLKPELRICYSVILEEIQDHLAANEGITINFEYKIFNAFTTRFLFQTIKTLNAAVAQGKHITINWITEKYNTEIYEMGMDLQGLCDFDFRVNLANLTISPSMN; encoded by the coding sequence ATGAACGCATACTCACTACACTATCCGCTGCTCCAGGAATTAGAAAACAGAAACCTTAAAGTCGACGGACCACTCAGCATCAACTTCCTTGAGAAACAAAGTCTGCTGATCATCAAAGGGTGGTCACTCAAACCAGAACTGAGAATCTGCTACAGCGTGATACTGGAAGAAATCCAGGATCACCTGGCTGCAAACGAAGGCATCACCATCAACTTTGAATATAAAATCTTCAATGCGTTTACCACACGGTTTCTCTTCCAAACCATCAAGACTCTCAATGCGGCTGTAGCTCAGGGTAAGCATATTACCATCAACTGGATTACTGAGAAATACAACACAGAAATCTATGAAATGGGGATGGACCTTCAGGGATTGTGCGACTTTGACTTTCGGGTAAACCTCGCCAACCTCACCATTTCTCCTTCCATGAACTAA
- a CDS encoding SiaC family regulatory phosphoprotein has translation MNAYSLSPSINEVSPTTNSNRKLLSINFLENKSLLIIKGWSLTPELRTVYSVILEEIQDHLAVNEGITINFEYKIFNAFTAQFLFKAIKTLNQAKAQSKQVNVNWIAEKYNTEIYEMGMDLKELCEFDFNVNLKHHTISPSLN, from the coding sequence ATGAACGCTTACTCACTCTCTCCATCAATCAACGAAGTATCCCCCACCACAAATAGCAACCGAAAACTGCTCAGTATTAACTTCCTTGAAAACAAAAGTCTGCTCATCATCAAAGGGTGGTCATTGACACCTGAACTCAGAACGGTCTATTCAGTGATCCTCGAGGAAATCCAAGACCACCTGGCTGTAAACGAAGGCATCACTATCAACTTTGAATATAAAATCTTTAATGCCTTCACGGCACAGTTTCTATTCAAAGCCATCAAAACATTGAATCAAGCCAAAGCTCAGAGCAAGCAAGTCAACGTCAACTGGATTGCGGAAAAATACAACACAGAGATCTACGAAATGGGAATGGACCTTAAGGAACTTTGTGAGTTCGATTTCAATGTGAATCTGAAACATCACACCATTTCCCCCTCTCTCAACTAA